The following coding sequences are from one Rhipicephalus microplus isolate Deutch F79 chromosome 3, USDA_Rmic, whole genome shotgun sequence window:
- the LOC119159995 gene encoding uncharacterized protein LOC119159995, which yields MIAVLCLFAALVSNAFAVYVPTYGLPVAGYPTVPAVATVHAAPVAAVQTVHRVVPATRIVHNVATPFGYRTTGVSYSHRVDAHPVKLRYVYGLTPYGLNYGYGLDAFGYPTVLKK from the exons ATGATTGCA GttctgtgcctcttcgccgctcTTGTGAGCAACGCCTTTGCGGTTTACGTCCCCACCTACGGCCTACCGGTGGCCGGCTACCCCACCGTCCCGGCTGTCGCGACAGTTCACGCTGCTCCCGTGGCTGCGGTACAGACGGTTCATCGGGTGGTGCCAGCTACACGGATTGTCCACAACGTGGCTACACCGTTCGGTTACCGCACCACGGGCGTCAGCTACAGCCACCGAGTCGACGCCCACCCGGTGAAACTGCGCTACGTCTACGGCCTCACCCCGTACGGCCTCAACTACGGCTACGGGCTAGACGCCTTCGGATACCCCACCGTGCTCAAGAAGTG A